The DNA segment TACCTGCATCATTTGTCTTGCACTTCCAAAATCATGCAGGGCTTTTTCATTTTCTGCTAAAAAGCCGGCAGCATAAACAACAATATGAGGCTTCGCAGAAAGGTCATCATAAAATTTCTGATGAGAATCAAAATCCACCGCATCGAAATATAAGACTGTAACCTTCGCATGGAAAGCATTTTTTGAGACAAATTCTTCCAGTGACTTTGTATTTCGGGATGCCGCCATTACGAAAAATCCTTTTTGAAGGTATTGTTTAATACTTTCCTTTGCAACATCAGAATTGCCTCCTAAGATAAGAACCGTTTTGTTTGTGTTTTTATTCATAATGCAAAGATAATTTTTAATGCGTATTCTAAAACAACGAAGGAAGTTATACTCAATCGCCACAGGATGACTGCATCGTACCATGCAGAGGGTATGCATCGTACGGTGCAGGGTGTCTGCATCGCACCATGCAGGGTATCTGCACCGCCCGTCACAGTCTGTGTATTATACCCGAAGCAATTCATACAATCCATAAGCACAGTTAAAACCACTCGTTGGCTCCTATGGTAATAAGGGAACCGTATTCTTACTGATTTGGACTGATGATATAAAAAGTTTCGGCGGGGTGAGCTTCGCTCACCCCGCCGAAACGAAGTATCTTTTAAAATCGGAAAGATTTATTTCTTATCCGTTTCAATTTCCTTTTTGTCTTCTGCTTTTTCAGCAGCTTTGGCTTTATCTCCAAAACGGGCCTCCGTAAATTCTCTGGAAACAGCCGCTTTTTCAAACTTTAGCTTTCCCGATAATGTTTCGATTACAAAACCATCATCCTGAACCTGAGCAATCCTTCCGTGAAGTCCTGAAGTAAGAACCACTCTGGTTCCTACCTTAAGGGTTTCCTGGAAATTCTTCTCCTGCTTCTGCTTTCTCATTTGCGGTCTTATCATTAAAAAATAAAAACCTACAAACATCACCCCCATCATAATCAGCATCATGGAAGAGTTACCTCCCTGAGCAGGTGCCTGTAAAAAAATTGATAATAAATTCATGATATTATGGTTGAATATTCGCGGTGAATGTTAATTTGATAGGAGCTTTTTCTACATTGGCGAAAACGTCTGCATATTTGTTTACGTTTCCATCAAAGTTTGTAGAATCAAAGTGGAGGGTAATTTTCCCTTTTTTACCCGGCATAATCGGCTCTTTAGTAAAGTCAGGAACAGTACATCCACATCCCGGTTTTACTTCTGAAATCACCAGAGGATTGCTTCCTGTATTTGTAATTTCATATACGTGCTGCACTTTATCTCCTTTTTTTACTTTTCCGAAATCGAAGTTGCTTTCAGAAAGAGCAATAGTAGTTAAAGGCTGGTTGGATACAGGCGCCGGAGCTGCCGTTTCAGGAGTTGCTGCAGCAGCACCTGCAGAATCTGCCGGACCATTTCTGTGAATTTCCGGTCTTTCGGTAAGAAGTTTTTCCTGGTTTTCTTTGTTTTCCTTTTTACAAGAAACAAATCCAAAACCTATTACTGATAAAGCGATAATTGATAACGTCTTTTTCATATTGAAATATTTATATTCTATTTAAATCTTTACAGTATTTATCCAAAATTCCGTTAATGAAAATATTGGAGCGATCCGTGGCAAATACTTTGGCAATCTCAATATATTCATTAATGATCACCCTTGAAGGTGTAAAAGGAAAATTATCCAGTTCCGTAAGTGCAGTAGACAGGATTACTTTATCCATTAGTGAAACCCTTTCCAGATCCCAGTTTTCCAGTCTTTCTTCCAGTTTCTTCTCATTGTTTTCCCAGCTGTCCAGCGTATTTCTTAAAAGCTTGATGGAAAAAGTTTTATCTTCATCATCTTTAATCATTTTGATCAAGGTTCTGCTTTCTTCATCTTCCTTTAAAAAACCGATTGTTTTCTGAACCATAGAATTGGCAATATGAATATCATCATACCATGAAAGCTCCTTGTCTCCCAGATAATCATGAAAATCATCGTTTTCAGCAATATATCTTAAAAATAACTTACCGATAAACTTCTGATCCTCTTCAAAAGAATAAGATTCTTCCTTCATAAAATCCTGGTATCTTTTTCCGGCAGTAATTCTCTGGAATGTTTTTACGAGAAGGTCGTCATGCAAATCCCACTTAAGCTGCTTGTGCTGGCCTGTAAAGAATAACCGTTCCGGGTTTTCCTCCAGCTTAATCAAAACCTTATTGTTGATGAATTTTTGGTTAGGATTAATATCTGCATCGGTTTTAATATATTTATTCTTTCCAATTTCGATCTGGTTTTCTGCCAGTTCTTTCAGTGCAACCAGAAAATTCAATTCATAGATATAGAGATCGTAAATCTTCTCTATTCCGGTA comes from the Chryseobacterium nepalense genome and includes:
- a CDS encoding DUF1573 domain-containing protein yields the protein MKKTLSIIALSVIGFGFVSCKKENKENQEKLLTERPEIHRNGPADSAGAAAATPETAAPAPVSNQPLTTIALSESNFDFGKVKKGDKVQHVYEITNTGSNPLVISEVKPGCGCTVPDFTKEPIMPGKKGKITLHFDSTNFDGNVNKYADVFANVEKAPIKLTFTANIQP
- the yajC gene encoding preprotein translocase subunit YajC, whose amino-acid sequence is MNLLSIFLQAPAQGGNSSMMLIMMGVMFVGFYFLMIRPQMRKQKQEKNFQETLKVGTRVVLTSGLHGRIAQVQDDGFVIETLSGKLKFEKAAVSREFTEARFGDKAKAAEKAEDKKEIETDKK
- a CDS encoding transcription antitermination protein NusB; the encoded protein is MLGRRQIREKVVQTVYSYYQNPVKFDVLEKNMFTGIEKIYDLYIYELNFLVALKELAENQIEIGKNKYIKTDADINPNQKFINNKVLIKLEENPERLFFTGQHKQLKWDLHDDLLVKTFQRITAGKRYQDFMKEESYSFEEDQKFIGKLFLRYIAENDDFHDYLGDKELSWYDDIHIANSMVQKTIGFLKEDEESRTLIKMIKDDEDKTFSIKLLRNTLDSWENNEKKLEERLENWDLERVSLMDKVILSTALTELDNFPFTPSRVIINEYIEIAKVFATDRSNIFINGILDKYCKDLNRI